A genomic region of Halomonas aestuarii contains the following coding sequences:
- a CDS encoding NAD(P)H-dependent glycerol-3-phosphate dehydrogenase gives MSDPSMRVAVLGGGSFGTALASIAADNGAEVRQWLRDPDLAAQITRDHRNGRYLPDYAINPAVVASTAMEEVLKGADLVLVSIPSKAFREVVRQARPWLNEGQILVSTTKGIQEEGFKLMSQILEEETGFPHIGVISGPNLASEIAQKQLTATVIASDDAETRTRVQAALGCDYFRVYASNDRFGVELGGALKNIYAIAAGMAAALGMGENTRSMLMTRALAEMSRFAVDQGANPMTFLGLAGVGDLIVTCSSALSRNYRVGQALGEGRTLDEAVEALGQVAEGVNTVRLVRDKARQDGVYMPLAEGLYQVLFEGVPAREMARLLMQGEQSSDVEFVLPRADVRQDRRDGGGAA, from the coding sequence ATGTCAGACCCATCCATGCGCGTGGCGGTGCTCGGCGGCGGCAGCTTCGGCACGGCGCTCGCCAGCATCGCCGCCGACAACGGGGCCGAGGTCCGCCAGTGGCTGCGCGACCCCGACCTGGCGGCGCAGATCACGCGCGACCACCGCAACGGCCGCTACCTGCCCGACTACGCCATCAATCCCGCGGTGGTGGCCTCCACCGCCATGGAGGAGGTGCTGAAGGGCGCCGACCTGGTGCTGGTCTCCATTCCCTCCAAGGCCTTCCGCGAGGTGGTGCGTCAGGCGCGCCCCTGGCTGAACGAGGGCCAGATCCTCGTCAGCACCACCAAGGGCATCCAGGAGGAGGGCTTCAAGCTGATGAGCCAGATCCTCGAGGAGGAGACCGGCTTTCCCCATATCGGCGTGATCTCGGGGCCGAACCTGGCCTCGGAGATCGCCCAGAAGCAGCTCACCGCGACGGTGATCGCCAGCGACGACGCCGAGACCCGCACCCGGGTCCAGGCCGCCCTGGGCTGCGACTACTTCCGCGTCTATGCCAGCAACGACCGCTTCGGCGTCGAGCTGGGCGGTGCGCTGAAGAACATCTATGCCATCGCCGCGGGCATGGCGGCGGCACTGGGCATGGGCGAGAATACCCGCAGCATGCTGATGACCCGCGCCCTGGCCGAGATGAGCCGCTTCGCCGTGGACCAGGGCGCCAACCCCATGACCTTCCTGGGGCTGGCCGGCGTCGGCGACCTGATCGTCACCTGTTCCTCGGCACTCTCCCGCAACTATCGGGTGGGCCAGGCCCTGGGGGAGGGCAGGACCCTCGACGAGGCCGTCGAGGCTTTGGGCCAGGTGGCCGAGGGCGTCAACACCGTGCGCCTGGTGCGCGACAAGGCTCGCCAGGACGGGGTCTACATGCCGCTGGCCGAGGGGCTCTACCAGGTGCTCTTCGAGGGCGTGCCGGCCCGGGAGATGGCGCGGCTGCTGATGCAGGGCGAACAGAGCAGCGACGTGGAGTTCGTGCTGCCGCGCGCCGATGTTCGGCAGGATCGCCGCGACGGCGG